A single genomic interval of Paenibacillus sp. J23TS9 harbors:
- a CDS encoding aldo/keto reductase, which translates to MQYTYLGKSGLKVSRLCLGTMNFGPATDEKEAFRIMDAALDAGIQFFDTANIYGWGQNSGLTETIIGRWFAQGGGRREKVVLATKIHGNMHDPADGPNSTEGLSSYKIRRHLEGSLKRLQTDHIELYQMHHVDRNVSWDELWGAFELAVSQGKIGYVGSSNFAGWQIAQAQGEAQRRHFLGLVAEQHKYNLNCRLPELEVLPAAKAMGLGVIPWSPLDGGMLGRNALKKLEGTRSGNNPNKIEKHRAQLEAFAELCNELGEPQDNVALAWLLTHPAVTAPIIGPRTLEQFESSLRVVEIKLDEAVLKRLDEIFPGPGGEAPEAYAW; encoded by the coding sequence TTGCAATACACCTATCTCGGTAAATCAGGTCTGAAGGTCAGCCGCTTATGTCTGGGTACGATGAATTTCGGCCCGGCGACGGATGAAAAGGAAGCGTTCCGCATCATGGATGCTGCCTTGGATGCCGGAATCCAGTTTTTTGACACCGCTAACATTTATGGCTGGGGTCAGAACTCCGGTCTTACTGAAACGATCATCGGCCGCTGGTTCGCTCAAGGCGGAGGCCGCCGCGAAAAAGTTGTACTCGCTACCAAGATCCATGGTAACATGCATGACCCGGCTGACGGTCCGAACAGCACGGAGGGTCTGTCTTCGTACAAAATCCGCCGTCATCTGGAAGGCTCGCTGAAGCGTCTGCAAACCGATCATATCGAGCTGTATCAGATGCATCATGTGGACCGCAATGTATCCTGGGATGAGCTGTGGGGTGCATTCGAGCTCGCGGTGTCGCAGGGCAAAATCGGTTATGTCGGTTCCAGCAACTTTGCGGGCTGGCAGATTGCCCAAGCCCAGGGTGAAGCGCAAAGACGTCATTTCCTCGGCCTCGTGGCAGAACAGCATAAATATAACCTGAACTGCCGTCTGCCTGAGCTGGAAGTCCTTCCTGCCGCAAAAGCTATGGGACTCGGCGTGATTCCTTGGAGCCCGCTGGACGGGGGCATGCTTGGACGTAATGCGCTGAAAAAGCTGGAAGGCACCCGCAGCGGCAACAACCCGAACAAAATCGAGAAACATCGTGCTCAGCTTGAAGCCTTCGCAGAATTATGCAACGAGCTTGGCGAACCACAGGATAATGTCGCGCTTGCCTGGCTGCTGACTCATCCTGCAGTCACAGCGCCAATCATCGGTCCTCGCACATTGGAGCAGTTTGAAAGCTCGCTGCGCGTCGTTGAGATTAAGCTGGATGAAGCCGTATTAAAGCGGTTGGATGAAATTTTCCCAGGACCGGGCGGTGAAGCTCCGGAAGCCTACGCTTGGTAA
- a CDS encoding 2-isopropylmalate synthase gives MRKIYVFDTTLRDGEQSPGVNLNTREKLEIAYQLEKLGIDRMEAGFPAASPGDLAAVNAVAKAVKDVTVIGLSRSREQDIDAVREALIGAQDPCIHIFLATSPIHRKHKLRMEKEQVLQTAQSALQYAKKYFSKIEFSLEDAGRTELDFMVEMVSMAVNEGVKVVNIPDTVGYLNPSEYGAIFKYLKENVPDIEKVQLSAHCHNDLGMATANTLAAIQNGADQIEGTVNGIGERAGNTAIEEIAMALETRQEFFGAKTSMNLSEISRTSRLVSKLTGMVVPGNKAIVGANAFAHESGIHQDGMLKEKTTYEIMTPETIGLKESKLVLGKHSGRHAFREKLLDMGYELDEQQLNQAFARFKVLADKKKEVSDDDIMALVEEKLVDTPEVFQLETIYVTYGNRSVPTAQVRIIKDQDQELEEEAEGNGSVDAIYNAIDKATREEVTLSDYSIKSVSRGKDAQGEVHVVLTQNDVSAQGRGLSTDILEASARAYVDALNQLIEKRKTFSKRERASL, from the coding sequence TTGCGAAAAATTTATGTGTTTGACACAACATTACGCGACGGGGAGCAGTCTCCTGGCGTAAACCTGAATACCCGTGAGAAACTCGAGATTGCATATCAGTTGGAAAAATTGGGCATCGACCGTATGGAGGCAGGCTTCCCTGCCGCATCTCCTGGAGATTTGGCAGCGGTGAACGCGGTAGCTAAAGCGGTGAAGGATGTAACCGTCATCGGCTTATCCCGTTCCAGAGAACAGGACATCGATGCTGTTCGTGAAGCACTGATTGGTGCACAGGATCCTTGCATCCACATCTTTTTGGCCACTTCGCCGATTCACCGGAAGCATAAGCTGCGTATGGAGAAGGAGCAGGTGCTTCAAACCGCACAATCCGCTCTGCAGTATGCGAAGAAGTATTTTTCCAAGATTGAATTTTCTCTGGAGGATGCTGGACGCACCGAGCTGGATTTCATGGTTGAGATGGTCTCAATGGCAGTGAATGAAGGTGTGAAAGTCGTCAATATTCCGGATACGGTCGGATACCTGAACCCTTCGGAATATGGTGCGATCTTCAAATACCTGAAGGAAAATGTTCCGGATATCGAGAAGGTGCAGCTCAGCGCGCATTGTCATAATGATCTCGGAATGGCCACGGCCAATACACTCGCCGCTATCCAAAACGGTGCCGACCAGATTGAAGGGACCGTTAACGGAATCGGTGAACGTGCAGGCAATACGGCGATTGAAGAGATTGCCATGGCGCTGGAGACCCGTCAGGAATTTTTCGGTGCCAAGACTTCTATGAATTTGTCGGAAATTTCTCGCACAAGCCGTTTGGTCAGTAAGCTTACTGGCATGGTGGTTCCGGGTAATAAAGCGATTGTCGGTGCGAACGCCTTTGCCCATGAATCCGGTATTCACCAGGATGGCATGTTGAAAGAGAAAACGACGTATGAAATCATGACTCCTGAAACCATCGGTCTGAAAGAAAGCAAGCTGGTACTTGGCAAGCACTCAGGGCGCCATGCATTCCGTGAAAAACTGCTAGACATGGGATATGAGCTGGATGAACAGCAGCTGAACCAGGCTTTTGCCAGATTCAAAGTGCTTGCGGACAAGAAGAAGGAAGTATCCGATGACGATATTATGGCTCTGGTAGAAGAGAAGCTGGTGGATACACCGGAAGTTTTCCAACTGGAAACGATCTACGTTACCTATGGCAATCGTTCGGTTCCTACAGCCCAGGTACGTATTATCAAGGATCAGGATCAGGAGCTTGAAGAGGAAGCGGAAGGTAATGGTTCGGTAGATGCGATTTATAACGCGATCGATAAAGCGACCCGTGAAGAGGTCACCTTGTCCGATTACTCCATCAAGTCGGTCTCTCGTGGTAAGGATGCGCAGGGTGAGGTTCATGTAGTCCTGACCCAAAATGATGTATCCGCGCAAGGACGCGGGCTCAGCACAGATATTCTGGAGGCCAGTGCGCGTGCTTACGTGGATGCGCTAAACCAGCTTATCGAGAAGCGCAAAACATTCAGCAAGAGAGAACGGGCAAGCTTGTAA
- the ilvC gene encoding ketol-acid reductoisomerase — MAVTTYYEQDAELSVLKGKTVAVIGYGSQGHAQAQNLRDSGVKVIIGLREGKSFDKAKNDGFEVLSVAEATSKADIVQILMPDETQASVYKNDIEPNLKKGAALMFSHGFNIHFGQIVAPKDADVLLVAPKSPGHMVRRTYVEGFGVPGLIAIEQDATGQAKQIGLAYAKGIGCTRAGVIETSFREETETDLFGEQAVLCGGVTALIKAGFETLVEAGYAPEMAYFECLHEMKLIVDMIYEGGMANMRDSISNTAEYGDYVTGPRVVTDETKKAMKEVLNDIQQGKFARDFILENQSNRAFLNATRRNEANHPIEVVGAQLREMMHWIKK; from the coding sequence ATGGCAGTTACTACTTATTATGAACAGGATGCAGAACTTAGCGTATTGAAAGGCAAAACAGTTGCGGTGATCGGTTATGGTAGCCAGGGTCATGCCCAAGCACAAAACCTGCGTGACAGTGGTGTGAAAGTAATTATCGGCCTTCGCGAAGGAAAATCTTTTGATAAAGCAAAAAATGATGGTTTTGAAGTTCTCTCCGTTGCTGAAGCAACAAGCAAAGCGGACATCGTACAAATCCTGATGCCGGACGAAACTCAAGCTTCGGTTTATAAAAATGACATCGAACCAAACCTGAAAAAAGGTGCAGCTCTGATGTTCTCCCATGGCTTCAACATCCACTTCGGACAAATCGTGGCTCCTAAGGATGCGGACGTGCTTCTGGTAGCTCCAAAATCCCCAGGTCACATGGTTCGTCGTACTTACGTTGAAGGCTTCGGCGTACCGGGTCTGATCGCAATCGAGCAGGATGCAACCGGACAAGCCAAGCAAATTGGCCTTGCTTATGCAAAAGGTATCGGCTGTACACGTGCAGGGGTTATCGAAACTTCCTTCCGTGAAGAAACCGAAACCGACCTGTTTGGTGAGCAGGCTGTACTTTGTGGCGGTGTGACTGCCCTGATCAAAGCCGGCTTCGAAACTTTGGTTGAAGCAGGATATGCTCCTGAAATGGCATATTTCGAATGCTTGCATGAAATGAAGCTGATCGTCGACATGATTTATGAAGGCGGCATGGCTAACATGCGTGATTCCATCTCCAACACTGCCGAGTATGGTGATTATGTAACTGGACCACGCGTCGTAACTGATGAAACGAAGAAAGCAATGAAAGAAGTACTTAACGATATCCAACAAGGTAAATTCGCACGCGACTTTATTCTTGAAAACCAATCGAACCGTGCATTCCTGAATGCGACTCGCCGCAACGAAGCTAACCATCCGATCGAAGTTGTTGGTGCCCAGCTGCGTGAAATGATGCATTGGATTAAGAAATAA
- the ilvN gene encoding acetolactate synthase small subunit → MSTRHTIAVLVNDQPGVLQRVSGLFGRRGFNIESITVGQSEEVGLSRMVIVTIGDEQTLEQIEKQLYKLIDVIKVINLSSNPMVARELALIKVNAEPANRPEIMGVVETFRASVVDIGSHNLMVQVVGDTTKIDAMIELLKPYGVRELSRTGVTAMIRGNV, encoded by the coding sequence ATGAGTACGAGACATACCATCGCCGTTCTAGTTAATGACCAGCCGGGCGTTTTGCAAAGGGTCTCCGGACTGTTTGGCCGACGCGGATTTAATATTGAAAGTATCACAGTAGGACAATCGGAAGAAGTAGGACTCTCGCGGATGGTGATTGTGACCATTGGTGATGAGCAAACACTGGAACAGATTGAAAAGCAGCTGTATAAGCTGATCGACGTCATTAAAGTCATCAATCTTAGCTCCAATCCTATGGTGGCAAGGGAGTTGGCGCTCATCAAGGTTAACGCCGAACCGGCCAACCGTCCTGAAATCATGGGGGTTGTTGAAACTTTCCGGGCATCGGTGGTTGACATCGGCAGCCACAACCTGATGGTGCAGGTGGTAGGGGATACCACTAAAATTGACGCTATGATTGAGCTCTTAAAGCCATACGGCGTTCGCGAGCTATCCCGAACCGGCGTTACAGCGATGATTCGCGGAAATGTATAA
- the ilvB gene encoding biosynthetic-type acetolactate synthase large subunit: protein MSAQIPEVRSTEQLREKWMKPEVITGSEILLRSLLLEGVECVFGYPGGAVLYIYDAMYGFEDFKHVLTRHEQGAIHAADGYARASGKVGVCIATSGPGATNLVTGIATAYMDSVPLVVITGNVATTLIGTDAFQEADITGITMPITKHSYLVRDVKDLPRVIHEAFHIASTGRKGPVLIDIPKDVSAALTLFEPSSNAVNLRGYNPRMVPNKLQLDKLVQAIEDAERPMILAGGGVIYSGGHEELFEFVKRTEIPITTTLLGLGAFPSGHELWTGMPGMHGTYTSNIAIQESDLLINIGARFDDRVTGKLDGFAPHAKIVHIDIDPAEIGKNVPTDIPIVGDVKTVLEMLNPEVKRAAKADAWRTRIQQLKMEQPYRYQDSDTVLKPQWVIEMLNDTTKGEAIVTTDVGQHQMWSAQYYKFNQPRSWITSGGLGTMGFGLPSAIGAQMAHPERLVISINGDGGMQMCSQELAICAINNIPVKIVIINNQVLGMVRQWQELIYDNRYSHIDLEGSPDFVKLAEAYGVKGLRATNKEEAHKAWAEALETPGPVVVEFVVSKGENVYPMVTQGSTIDQMLLGDA from the coding sequence ATGAGCGCGCAAATTCCTGAAGTGCGGTCTACAGAACAACTACGTGAGAAATGGATGAAGCCGGAAGTCATTACCGGCTCGGAAATATTGCTTCGCAGCCTTTTACTTGAAGGCGTCGAGTGTGTTTTCGGATATCCAGGTGGGGCAGTGCTTTATATTTACGATGCGATGTATGGATTTGAGGATTTCAAACATGTGCTAACTCGTCATGAGCAGGGAGCCATTCATGCGGCAGACGGCTATGCAAGAGCGAGCGGTAAAGTCGGCGTATGTATTGCAACATCGGGACCGGGGGCGACAAACCTGGTCACAGGAATTGCCACAGCTTACATGGATTCCGTTCCTCTGGTAGTCATTACAGGCAACGTGGCCACTACACTGATCGGAACCGATGCTTTCCAGGAAGCCGATATCACCGGCATTACGATGCCGATTACGAAGCACAGCTACCTGGTTAGAGACGTGAAAGATCTGCCGCGGGTCATTCATGAAGCATTCCACATCGCTTCAACTGGCCGCAAAGGTCCGGTACTGATCGACATTCCAAAGGATGTTTCAGCAGCATTGACTTTGTTTGAGCCAAGCAGCAACGCGGTAAACCTTCGCGGATATAATCCACGGATGGTGCCAAACAAACTGCAGTTGGATAAATTGGTACAGGCGATTGAGGATGCCGAGCGTCCGATGATTCTGGCAGGAGGCGGGGTTATCTACTCCGGAGGCCATGAAGAGCTCTTCGAATTCGTGAAGCGGACAGAGATTCCGATCACGACAACGCTTTTGGGACTGGGAGCTTTCCCAAGCGGTCATGAGCTTTGGACCGGGATGCCGGGAATGCACGGAACCTATACGTCGAATATTGCGATTCAGGAGTCGGATCTTCTGATCAACATCGGAGCCCGATTTGATGACCGGGTAACAGGCAAACTGGACGGATTCGCCCCTCATGCCAAGATTGTGCATATCGACATTGATCCGGCGGAAATCGGTAAGAACGTTCCGACAGATATCCCGATTGTCGGTGATGTGAAGACGGTTCTGGAGATGCTTAATCCGGAAGTGAAGCGTGCGGCTAAGGCGGATGCCTGGAGAACCCGGATTCAGCAGTTGAAAATGGAGCAGCCTTACCGTTATCAGGATTCCGATACAGTTCTCAAACCACAATGGGTTATCGAGATGCTGAACGACACGACCAAAGGCGAAGCCATTGTTACGACGGACGTTGGACAACATCAAATGTGGTCGGCTCAGTATTATAAATTCAACCAACCGCGGTCATGGATTACATCTGGCGGACTGGGAACGATGGGATTCGGATTGCCTTCTGCAATCGGTGCCCAGATGGCTCATCCGGAACGCCTGGTCATCTCGATCAACGGTGATGGCGGCATGCAAATGTGCTCGCAAGAGCTGGCGATATGTGCCATAAACAACATCCCGGTCAAAATTGTTATCATCAACAATCAGGTGCTGGGCATGGTCCGTCAGTGGCAGGAGTTGATTTACGACAACCGTTACAGCCACATTGATCTGGAAGGCAGTCCTGATTTCGTGAAATTGGCTGAGGCATATGGTGTTAAAGGGCTCCGGGCAACCAACAAGGAAGAAGCCCACAAAGCTTGGGCGGAAGCGCTTGAAACACCTGGACCTGTCGTTGTCGAATTCGTGGTCAGCAAGGGTGAAAACGTGTACCCGATGGTAACTCAAGGCTCGACCATTGATCAAATGTTGTTGGGAGATGCATAA
- a CDS encoding N-acetyltransferase: MIRYRRPKQDDAFIMRLIDSQLVPLSHLNTVQLEAVRKDIPKRLGRGITLIACQNYEDNPFGFVHYILHGDLLYIDMLAVAPESQRKRWGNTLMVHAEKFAVSRGCKRSKVMVDAGNASGLSFYKKLGYVTVRYHTQNHCHELEKTL; this comes from the coding sequence ATGATCAGGTATCGGAGACCCAAACAAGACGATGCGTTCATTATGCGATTAATCGATTCCCAACTTGTCCCACTCTCACATTTAAACACGGTTCAGCTTGAAGCCGTTCGCAAGGATATTCCCAAAAGATTGGGCCGTGGGATTACCTTGATAGCATGCCAAAATTACGAGGATAACCCGTTTGGCTTTGTTCATTACATCCTGCATGGCGACCTGCTGTATATCGATATGTTGGCCGTCGCACCCGAATCACAGCGCAAAAGATGGGGCAATACGCTGATGGTTCATGCTGAAAAATTCGCAGTGTCACGCGGGTGCAAACGGTCCAAAGTGATGGTTGATGCCGGTAATGCCAGCGGTCTATCTTTTTATAAAAAACTGGGTTATGTTACAGTGCGATACCACACTCAAAATCATTGTCATGAGCTGGAAAAAACATTATAG
- a CDS encoding ABC transporter permease, translating to MDWMTTIGQLINTTLVFSTALIFAAIGGIFSERSGVTNIGIEGLMTFGAFAAGVASFYAEDAGMGAASPYIGILAALVMGIIASLIHAVASITFKADQVISGVVINFLAAGSTLYMVKLLFDGAGETTLLKEGLEKWPVPFLSKIPIIGEGIFNNYPTTYLAIILVLVAFYVLYKTSFGLRLRAVGEHPSAADTVGVKVLRMRYIGVILSGALAALGGATITLTTTNTFSHNTISGQGFIAIAAMIFGKWNPLGAFGAAVFFGFSQAIGNYFQLFAWSKDIPQEFIYMLPYVLTVIVLVAAVGKSSAPAALGEPYDPGKR from the coding sequence ATGGATTGGATGACAACAATCGGCCAGCTGATTAATACGACGCTCGTATTTTCTACGGCGCTCATCTTTGCTGCCATCGGCGGCATCTTCTCTGAACGTTCCGGTGTAACCAATATCGGTATTGAGGGCTTGATGACCTTCGGTGCATTTGCCGCGGGTGTAGCATCCTTTTATGCGGAAGACGCAGGTATGGGAGCGGCATCTCCATATATCGGTATTCTAGCTGCTCTGGTCATGGGTATTATCGCTTCCCTGATTCATGCTGTCGCCTCAATTACGTTTAAGGCGGACCAGGTCATCAGTGGTGTCGTCATTAACTTTTTGGCAGCGGGAAGCACGCTCTACATGGTTAAATTGTTGTTTGACGGCGCAGGCGAAACCACGCTGTTGAAGGAAGGGCTGGAGAAATGGCCTGTCCCGTTCCTGTCGAAAATTCCGATTATCGGGGAAGGTATTTTTAACAACTACCCGACAACCTATCTGGCCATTATTTTGGTGCTGGTAGCTTTTTATGTGTTGTACAAAACTTCGTTCGGGCTTCGCCTCCGTGCTGTTGGTGAACATCCAAGTGCTGCGGACACGGTAGGTGTAAAAGTACTGCGTATGCGTTATATCGGTGTTATTTTGAGTGGCGCACTTGCTGCTCTCGGTGGTGCAACCATCACTTTAACGACGACAAACACGTTCTCGCATAATACGATTTCCGGTCAAGGTTTTATCGCGATCGCTGCGATGATTTTCGGTAAATGGAATCCGCTTGGAGCCTTTGGCGCGGCTGTTTTCTTCGGCTTTTCACAGGCAATTGGGAACTACTTCCAGTTGTTCGCGTGGTCCAAGGATATTCCTCAAGAATTTATCTACATGCTGCCTTATGTTCTCACGGTTATTGTACTCGTGGCTGCAGTCGGGAAATCTTCCGCACCTGCCGCACTGGGGGAACCGTACGACCCGGGCAAACGATAA
- a CDS encoding ABC transporter permease gives MSKVFKIFSLNSLLVPLVAIVLGLIVGAIIMLIGGYNPLLAYSSLFSTVFGNVYDFGEAIREITPLIMTGLAVAFAFRAGLFNIGAEGQYIMGMTAASAVGIKLTGLPIVVHALVAIIAGGLAGGIWAGITGYLKAKRGVNEVIISIMLNWTALYFSNYIVRSFLLQKGQQRSEEIKDTASISIGWLSTAFDNARMHWGTIIAILAAVFFFIYMWKSKQGYELRAVGHNGDAAKYAGMNVKKNIVKAMFISGVFAGLGGAFQVLGVFHYQAIFTGSPGVGFDGIAVALIGMNHPFGILLSASLFGVLTYGSAGMSFGAGVPPEIIRIVIGSIIFFIAAQGIVRWVLKPLYLKRKKEKVL, from the coding sequence ATGAGTAAAGTATTTAAAATATTTTCCCTAAACAGCCTCCTGGTACCGCTGGTAGCCATTGTTCTTGGTCTCATTGTGGGTGCTATCATTATGCTGATTGGCGGCTATAACCCGCTGCTCGCATACAGCTCCTTATTTTCGACTGTTTTCGGTAATGTGTATGATTTCGGTGAAGCCATCCGCGAAATTACCCCGCTGATTATGACAGGCCTTGCGGTTGCGTTCGCGTTCCGCGCCGGTCTATTTAACATCGGTGCCGAAGGTCAGTACATTATGGGTATGACTGCAGCCTCTGCAGTAGGTATTAAATTGACGGGCCTTCCCATTGTTGTGCATGCGCTGGTAGCTATTATTGCTGGCGGACTTGCTGGCGGGATTTGGGCGGGCATTACCGGTTACCTGAAGGCCAAGCGGGGTGTAAACGAGGTTATTATCTCGATTATGCTGAACTGGACGGCTTTGTATTTCAGTAACTATATCGTGAGATCCTTCCTGCTCCAGAAGGGCCAGCAAAGATCTGAGGAAATTAAGGATACCGCCTCGATTTCCATCGGCTGGCTGTCTACCGCATTCGATAATGCGCGGATGCACTGGGGGACGATCATTGCTATTTTGGCTGCCGTATTCTTCTTTATTTACATGTGGAAGAGTAAGCAGGGTTATGAACTTAGAGCGGTAGGACACAATGGGGATGCAGCCAAATATGCCGGTATGAACGTGAAGAAGAATATCGTGAAAGCAATGTTCATCAGTGGTGTCTTTGCCGGTTTGGGAGGCGCTTTCCAGGTACTGGGTGTATTCCATTATCAAGCGATCTTTACGGGCTCTCCTGGCGTTGGCTTCGACGGAATCGCAGTTGCGCTGATCGGTATGAATCATCCGTTCGGTATTCTGCTGTCCGCATCGCTGTTCGGCGTGCTGACTTACGGATCTGCAGGCATGAGTTTTGGTGCTGGTGTTCCACCTGAAATTATTCGTATCGTAATCGGTTCGATTATATTCTTCATTGCTGCACAAGGCATTGTGCGCTGGGTTCTAAAGCCCTTGTATCTTAAGCGCAAGAAAGAGAAGGTGTTGTAA
- a CDS encoding ABC transporter ATP-binding protein, which produces MDAATPVVELKQITKRFPGIVANDSISLKLHKGEIHALLGENGAGKSTLMNIVFGLYQPDEGGIEVNGEPVMIDSPNKAIELGIGMVHQHFKLVQPFTVTENIVLGMEPKKMGVHLDYKTSVAKIKKLSDQYGLKVNPNAKIQDISVGMQQRVEILKTLYRGADILIFDEPTAVLTPQEISELMGIMKRLVEEGKSIILITHKLKEIMQISDTVTIIRRGKVIDTLKTAETNPNELAEKMVGRSVSFKVDKKPATPKETVLEVKNLTLKNKDGIAVLDGLNLNVRAGEILGIAGVDGNGQSELIEALTGLSHVDSGIIELKGKDITNKNPRHITESGVSHIPEDRHKHGLVLDFSMSENMVLETYYQSPYNKGGFLNKNAIDKQASRLIEHFDVRTPSIETKARSLSGGNQQKAIIAREIDKNPDLLIAAQPTRGLDVGAIEFVQKQLVAQRDQGKAVLLISFELDEIINVSDRIAVIYEGQIVGEVLPEQTNDQELGLMMAGSKIAGGTA; this is translated from the coding sequence ATGGATGCAGCAACCCCTGTCGTTGAGTTGAAGCAAATAACCAAACGCTTTCCCGGCATCGTTGCCAACGACTCCATCAGCTTAAAGCTGCACAAGGGCGAGATCCATGCACTGCTCGGTGAGAATGGTGCAGGAAAATCAACCTTGATGAACATTGTTTTCGGATTGTACCAGCCGGATGAAGGCGGGATCGAGGTCAATGGCGAACCAGTCATGATCGACAGCCCTAATAAGGCGATTGAGCTGGGCATCGGAATGGTGCATCAGCATTTCAAGCTCGTACAGCCGTTTACCGTAACCGAGAATATCGTACTGGGCATGGAGCCTAAAAAAATGGGAGTCCATCTTGATTATAAAACCTCGGTTGCCAAAATTAAGAAGCTTTCCGACCAGTACGGTCTCAAAGTTAATCCGAATGCCAAGATTCAGGATATTTCTGTCGGCATGCAGCAGCGTGTCGAAATTTTGAAGACGCTTTATCGCGGCGCTGACATTCTCATTTTCGATGAGCCAACAGCTGTCCTGACACCGCAAGAAATCAGTGAATTGATGGGAATTATGAAGCGTCTCGTCGAGGAAGGTAAATCAATCATCCTCATCACACACAAGCTTAAGGAAATTATGCAGATTTCAGATACGGTTACGATCATTCGTCGCGGCAAGGTCATCGATACTTTGAAAACAGCAGAGACCAATCCGAATGAACTTGCGGAGAAAATGGTCGGACGCAGCGTATCCTTCAAAGTGGACAAAAAACCTGCGACGCCGAAAGAGACTGTGCTTGAAGTTAAAAACTTAACTTTGAAAAATAAGGACGGAATCGCTGTACTGGACGGTCTGAACCTGAATGTCCGGGCAGGGGAAATTCTGGGAATCGCCGGTGTCGACGGGAATGGACAAAGTGAACTGATCGAGGCTTTAACCGGTCTCAGTCATGTGGATAGCGGTATTATCGAGCTGAAAGGCAAGGATATCACGAATAAAAATCCGCGCCATATCACAGAAAGTGGCGTGTCCCACATTCCAGAAGACAGACATAAGCATGGACTCGTTCTTGATTTCTCCATGAGTGAAAATATGGTGCTCGAAACCTATTATCAATCACCGTATAACAAAGGCGGCTTTTTGAATAAGAATGCGATTGACAAACAGGCATCGCGCCTGATTGAGCATTTTGACGTCAGAACCCCTAGCATCGAGACGAAAGCCCGTTCCCTGTCTGGTGGTAACCAGCAGAAGGCGATTATAGCCCGGGAAATAGATAAGAATCCTGATCTGCTCATTGCAGCACAGCCGACGCGTGGTCTGGATGTTGGTGCCATTGAGTTCGTGCAAAAGCAGCTTGTTGCACAGCGTGATCAAGGCAAAGCCGTACTCCTGATCTCTTTCGAGCTGGATGAAATCATTAACGTATCCGACCGGATTGCCGTGATCTATGAAGGACAAATCGTTGGTGAGGTTCTGCCTGAGCAAACCAATGACCAGGAGCTTGGTCTCATGATGGCGGGCAGTAAGATTGCGGGAGGTACAGCATAA